One segment of Carassius auratus strain Wakin chromosome 2, ASM336829v1, whole genome shotgun sequence DNA contains the following:
- the LOC113114497 gene encoding titin-like isoform X1, whose translation MAYGKIRERLLLILSSIACITLVQCGRAVQLSKNEDANDGGKMISEQSLFDHDGYEALPDFEYLGGDAIVSGQVSSSEAAWYAMSPKLRCGDDFMKVQLSGPEVAQIELCQDNGAAVPLNELPPHCGSTIPTYGGVTYATPYDGCGVAQQGGSYVMQMQWQGSRAVISCPMTSTTANETFIGPHSAKYPQLLLPLYPDKFTPQKSTMPEPSAAHKPPPYGYPEVFPQAGKPLSDAQVPNQKPQFPKDPQMMWPYPYSQSQYPGKGYPTAEPAGDSSTEDQAPDQKPQFPKDPHMMWPYPIAKPGGKLPSDAQVPNQKPQFPKDPQMMWPYPYSQSQYPGKGYPTAEPAGESSTDDQAPDQKPQFPKDPHMMWPYPIAKPGGKLPSDAQVPNQKPQFPKDPQMMWPYPYSQSQYPGKGYPTAEPAGDSSTEDQAPDQKPQFPKDPHMMWPYPIAKPGGKLPSDAQVPNQKPQFPKDPQMMWPYPYSQSQYPGKGYPTAEPAGDSSTEDQAPDQKPQFPKDPHMMWPYPIAKPGGKLPSDAQVPNQKPQFPKDPQMMWPYPYSQSQYPGKGYPTAEPAGDSSTEDQAPDQKPQFPKDPHMMWPYPIAKPGGKLPSDAQVPNQKPPFPKDPQMMWPYPYSQSQYPGKGYPTAEPAGESSTDDQAPDQKPPFPKDPHMMWPYPYSQSQYPGKGYPTAEPAGESSTDDQAPDQKPQFPKDPHMMWPYPIAKPGGKLPSDAQVPNQKPPFPKDPHMMWPYPYSQSQYPGKGYPTAEPAGESSTDDQAPDQKPQFPKDPHMMWPYPIAKPGGKLPSDAQVPNQKPQFPKDPQMMWPYPYSQSQYPGKGYPTAEPAGESSTDDQKPQFPKDPHMMWPYPIAKPGGKLPSDAQVPNQKPQFPKDPQMMWPYPYSQSQYPGKGYPTAEPAGESSTDDQAPDQKPQFPKDPHMMWPYPIAKPGGKLPSDAQVPNQKPQFPKDPQMMWPYPYSQSQYPGKGYPTAEPAGESSTDDQKPPFPKDPQMMWPYPYSQSQYPGKGYPTAEPAGESSTDDQAPDQKPQFPKDPQIMWPYPIAKPGGKLPSDAQVPTQKPPFPKDPHMMWPYPIAKPGGKLPSDAQVPTQKPPFPKDPHMMWPYPIAKPGGKLPSDAQVPTQKPQFPKDPQMMWPYPYSQSQYPGKGYPTAEPAGESSTDDQAPDQKPQFPKDPHMMWPYPIAKPGGKLPSDAQVPNQKPQFPKDPQMMWPYPIAKPGGKLPSDAQVPNQKPQFPKDPQMMWPYPYSQSQYPGKGYPTAEPAGESSTDDQAPDQKPQFPKDPHMMWPYPIAKPGGKLPSDAQVPNQKPQFPKDPQMMWPYPYSQSQYPGKGYPTAEPAGESSTDDQAPDQKPQFPKDPHMMWPYPIAKPGGKLPSDAQVPNQKPQFPKDPQMMWPYPIAKPGGKLPSDAQVPNQKPQFPKDPQMMWPYPYSQSQYPGKGYPTAEPAGESSTDDQAPDQKPQFPKDPHMMWPYPIAKPGGKLPSDAQVPNQKPQFPKDPQMMWPYPYSQSQYPGKGYPTAEPAGESSTDDQAPDQKPQFPKDPHMWQKPHPPVYPGSLFPQYSHFPDYLQQFYSQHPVQPLKTPTAPPITTTPQPCTTTAAAECVPSANQPPKEPPQYYKPPSYMRYEKDPFALKFVDFSEIDRKSFPRS comes from the exons ATGGCGTATGGGAAAATACGGGAGCGTCTGCTCCTTATACTAAGTTCTATCGCGTGCATTACTTTAGTTCAGTGCGGACGTGCAGTACAATTGTCTAAAAATGAAGACGCAAATGATGGTGGCAAAATGATATCAGAACAAAGTCTGTTTGACCACGACGGATATGAGGCTTTACCTGATTTTGAATATCTCGGTGGTGACGCCATTGTTTCTG GGCAAGTCAGTTCTTCTGAAGCAGCCTGGTATGCCATGTCTCCAAAGTTGAGGTGTGGTGACGATTTTATGAAGGTGCAGCTCAGTGGTCCTGAAGTAGCACAAATTGAACTTTGTCAAG ATAATGGGGCAGCTGTTCCCCTAAATGAGTTGCCACCTCACTGTGGATCTACCATACCCACTTACGGAGGTGTTACCTATGCTACCCCCTATGATGGATGTGGTGTTGCACAACAG GGAGGGAGTTATGTGATGCAGATGCAATGGCAGGGTAGCCGTGCAGTCATTTCTTGTCCCATGACCTCTACAACTGCAAATGAAACCTTCATAGGACCTCATTCTGCTAAATATCCGCAACTTCTGCTTCCACTTTATCCTGATAAATTTACTCCACAAAAAAGTACAATGCCAGAACCATCTGCAGCACACAAGCCTCCACCTTATGGGTACCCTGAAGTGTTTCCACAAGCAGGGAAACCTCTATCAGATGCCCAAGTGCCAAACCAGAAACCTCAGTTTCCAAAGGACCCCCAAATGATGTGGCCATATCCCTACTCCCAATCCCAGTATCCTGGTAAGGGCTATCCCACAGCTGAGCCTGCAGGGGACTCTTCAACAGAGGACCAGGCACCagaccagaaacctcagtttCCAAAGGATCCCCATATGATGTGGCCATATCCCATAGCTAAACCAGGAGGGAAACTTCCATCAGATGCCCAAGTGCCAAACCAGAAACCTCAGTTTCCAAAGGACCCCCAAATGATGTGGCCATATCCCTACTCCCAATCCCAGTATCCTGGTAAGGGCTATCCCACAGCTGAGCCTGCAGGGGAATCTTCAACAGATGACCAGGCACCagaccagaaacctcagtttCCAAAGGATCCCCATATGATGTGGCCATATCCCATAGCTAAACCAGGAGGGAAGCTTCCATCAGATGCCCAAGTGCCAAACCAGAAACCTCAGTTTCCAAAGGACCCCCAAATGATGTGGCCATATCCCTACTCCCAATCCCAGTATCCTGGTAAGGGCTATCCCACAGCTGAGCCTGCAGGGGACTCTTCAACAGAGGACCAGGCACCagaccagaaacctcagtttCCAAAGGATCCCCATATGATGTGGCCATATCCCATAGCTAAACCAGGAGGGAAACTTCCATCAGATGCCCAAGTGCCAAACCAGAAACCTCAGTTTCCAAAGGACCCCCAAATGATGTGGCCATATCCCTACTCCCAATCCCAGTATCCTGGTAAGGGCTATCCCACAGCTGAGCCTGCAGGGGACTCTTCAACAGAGGACCAGGCACCagaccagaaacctcagtttCCAAAGGATCCCCATATGATGTGGCCATATCCCATAGCTAAACCAGGAGGGAAACTTCCATCAGATGCCCAAGTGCCAAACCAGAAACCTCAGTTTCCAAAGGACCCCCAAATGATGTGGCCATATCCCTACTCCCAATCCCAGTATCCTGGTAAGGGCTATCCCACAGCTGAGCCTGCAGGGGACTCTTCAACAGAGGACCAGGCACCagaccagaaacctcagtttCCAAAGGATCCCCATATGATGTGGCCATATCCCATAGCTAAACCAGGAGGGAAGCTTCCATCAGATGCCCAAGTGCCAAACCAGAAACCTCCATTTCCAAAGGACCCCCAAATGATGTGGCCATATCCCTACTCCCAATCCCAGTATCCTGGTAAGGGCTATCCCACAGCTGAGCCTGCAGGGGAATCTTCAACAGATGACCAGGCACCAGACCAGAAACCTCCATTTCCAAAGGACCCCCATATGATGTGGCCATATCCCTACTCCCAATCCCAGTATCCTGGTAAGGGCTATCCCACAGCTGAGCCTGCAGGGGAATCTTCAACAGATGACCAGGCACCagaccagaaacctcagtttCCAAAGGATCCCCATATGATGTGGCCATATCCCATAGCTAAACCAGGAGGGAAGCTTCCATCAGATGCCCAAGTGCCAAACCAGAAACCTCCATTTCCAAAGGACCCCCATATGATGTGGCCATATCCCTACTCCCAATCCCAGTATCCTGGTAAGGGCTATCCCACAGCTGAGCCTGCAGGAGAATCTTCAACCGATGACCAGGCACCagaccagaaacctcagtttCCAAAGGACCCCCATATGATGTGGCCATATCCCATAGCTAAACCAGGAGGGAAGCTTCCATCAGATGCCCAAGTGCCAAACCAGAAACCTCAGTTTCCAAAGGACCCCCAAATGATGTGGCCATATCCCTACTCCCAATCCCAGTATCCTGGTAAGGGCTATCCCACAGCTGAGCCTGCAGGGGAATCTTCTACAGATGACCAGAAACCTCAGTTTCCAAAGGACCCCCATATGATGTGGCCATATCCCATAGCTAAACCAGGAGGGAAGCTTCCATCAGATGCCCAAGTGCCAAACCAGAAACCTCAGTTTCCAAAGGACCCCCAAATGATGTGGCCATATCCATACTCCCAATCCCAGTATCCTGGTAAGGGCTATCCCACAGCTGAGCCTGCAGGGGAATCTTCTACAGATGACCAGGCACCagaccagaaacctcagtttCCAAAGGACCCCCATATGATGTGGCCATATCCCATAGCTAAACCAGGAGGGAAACTTCCATCAGATGCCCAAGTTCCAAACCAGAAACCTCAGTTTCCAAAGGACCCCCAAATGATGTGGCCATATCCCTACTCCCAATCCCAGTATCCTGGTAAGGGCTATCCCACAGCTGAGCCTGCAGGGGAATCTTCTACAGATGACCAGAAACCTCCATTTCCAAAGGACCCCCAAATGATGTGGCCATATCCCTACTCCCAATCCCAGTATCCTGGTAAGGGTTATCCCACAGCTGAGCCTGCAGGGGAATCTTCTACAGATGACCAGGCACCagaccagaaacctcagtttCCAAAGGACCCCCAAATTATGTGGCCATATCCCATAGCTAAACCAGGAGGGAAACTTCCATCAGATGCCCAAGTGCCAACCCAGAAACCTCCATTTCCAAAGGACCCCCATATGATGTGGCCCTATCCCATAGCGAAACCAGGAGGGAAACTTCCATCAGATGCCCAAGTGCCAACCCAGAAACCTCCGTTTCCAAAGGACCCTCACATGATGTGGCCATATCCCATAGCTAAACCAGGAGGGAAACTTCCATCAGATGCCCAAGTGCCAACCCAGAAACCTCAGTTTCCAAAGGACCCCCAAATGATGTGGCCATATCCCTACTCCCAATCCCAGTATCCTGGTAAGGGCTATCCCACAGCTGAGCCTGCAGGGGAATCTTCTACAGATGACCAGGCACCagaccagaaacctcagtttCCAAAGGACCCCCATATGATGTGGCCATATCCCATAGCTAAACCAGGAGGGAAACTTCCATCAGATGCCCAAGTGCCAAACCAGAAACCTCAGTTTCCAAAGGACCCCCAAATGATGTGGCCATATCCCATAGCTAAACCAGGAGGGAAGCTTCCATCAGATGCCCAAGTGCCAAACCAGAAACCTCAGTTTCCAAAGGACCCCCAAATGATGTGGCCATATCCCTACTCCCAATCCCAGTATCCTGGTAAGGGCTATCCCACAGCTGAGCCTGCAGGGGAATCTTCTACAGATGACCAGGCACCagaccagaaacctcagtttCCAAAGGACCCCCATATGATGTGGCCATATCCCATAGCTAAACCAGGAGGGAAACTTCCATCAGATGCCCAAGTGCCAAACCAGAAACCTCAGTTTCCAAAGGACCCCCAAATGATGTGGCCATATCCCTACTCCCAATCCCAGTATCCTGGTAAGGGCTATCCCACAGCTGAGCCTGCAGGGGAATCTTCTACAGATGACCAGGCACCagaccagaaacctcagtttCCAAAGGACCCCCATATGATGTGGCCATATCCCATAGCTAAACCAGGAGGGAAACTTCCATCAGATGCCCAAGTGCCAAACCAGAAACCTCAGTTTCCAAAGGACCCCCAAATGATGTGGCCATATCCCATAGCTAAACCAGGAGGGAAGCTTCCATCAGATGCCCAAGTGCCAAACCAGAAACCTCAGTTTCCAAAGGACCCCCAAATGATGTGGCCATATCCCTACTCCCAATCCCAGTATCCTGGTAAGGGCTATCCCACAGCTGAGCCTGCAGGGGAATCTTCTACAGATGACCAGGCACCagaccagaaacctcagtttCCAAAGGACCCCCATATGATGTGGCCATATCCCATAGCTAAACCAGGAGGGAAACTTCCATCAGATGCCCAAGTGCCAAACCAGAAACCTCAGTTTCCAAAGGACCCCCAAATGATGTGGCCATATCCCTACTCCCAATCCCAGTATCCTGGTAAGGGCTATCCCACAGCTGAGCCTGCAGGGGAATCTTCTACAGATGACCAGGCACCagaccagaaacctcagtttCCAAAGGACCCCCATATGTGGCAGAAACCGCATCCCCCAGTTTACCCTGGAAGTCTGTTCCCCCAGTATAGCCATTTTCCAGATTATTTGCAGCAGTTTTATTCACAACACCCTGTGCAGCCTCTGAAAACCCCTACTGCACCACCTATAACCACCACTCCTCAACCCTGTACTACAACTGCAGCTGCTGAATGTGTTCCTTCTGCCAACCAGCCTCCCAAAGAGCCACCCCAATACTATAAACCACCCAGTTATATGCGTTATGAAAAAGACCCCTTTGCACTTAAATTTGTGGATTTTTCCGAAATTGATCGCAAATCCTTCCCAAGAAGTTGA
- the LOC113114497 gene encoding titin-like isoform X2: MAYGKIRERLLLILSSIACITLVQCGRAVQLSKNEDANDGGKMISEQSLFDHDGYEALPDFEYLGGDAIVSGQVSSSEAAWYAMSPKLRCGDDFMKVQLSGPEVAQIELCQDNGAAVPLNELPPHCGSTIPTYGGVTYATPYDGCGVAQQGGSYVMQMQWQGSRAVISCPMTSTTANETFIGPHSAKYPQLLLPLYPDKFTPQKSTMPEPSAAHKPPPYGYPEVFPQAGKPLSDAQVPNQKPQFPKDPQMMWPYPYSQSQYPGKGYPTAEPAGDSSTEDQAPDQKPQFPKDPHMMWPYPIAKPGGKLPSDAQVPNQKPQFPKDPQMMWPYPYSQSQYPGKGYPTAEPAGESSTDDQAPDQKPQFPKDPHMMWPYPIAKPGGKLPSDAQVPNQKPQFPKDPQMMWPYPYSQSQYPGKGYPTAEPAGDSSTEDQAPDQKPQFPKDPHMMWPYPIAKPGGKLPSDAQVPNQKPQFPKDPQMMWPYPYSQSQYPGKGYPTAEPAGDSSTEDQAPDQKPQFPKDPHMMWPYPIAKPGGKLPSDAQVPNQKPQFPKDPQMMWPYPYSQSQYPGKGYPTAEPAGDSSTEDQAPDQKPQFPKDPHMMWPYPIAKPGGKLPSDAQVPNQKPPFPKDPQMMWPYPYSQSQYPGKGYPTAEPAGESSTDDQAPDQKPPFPKDPHMMWPYPYSQSQYPGKGYPTAEPAGESSTDDQAPDQKPQFPKDPHMMWPYPIAKPGGKLPSDAQVPNQKPPFPKDPHMMWPYPYSQSQYPGKGYPTAEPAGESSTDDQAPDQKPQFPKDPHMMWPYPIAKPGGKLPSDAQVPNQKPQFPKDPQMMWPYPYSQSQYPGKGYPTAEPAGESSTDDQKPQFPKDPHMMWPYPIAKPGGKLPSDAQVPNQKPQFPKDPQMMWPYPYSQSQYPGKGYPTAEPAGESSTDDQAPDQKPQFPKDPHMMWPYPIAKPGGKLPSDAQVPNQKPQFPKDPQMMWPYPYSQSQYPGKGYPTAEPAGESSTDDQAPDQKPQFPKDPQIMWPYPIAKPGGKLPSDAQVPTQKPPFPKDPHMMWPYPIAKPGGKLPSDAQVPTQKPPFPKDPHMMWPYPIAKPGGKLPSDAQVPTQKPQFPKDPQMMWPYPYSQSQYPGKGYPTAEPAGESSTDDQAPDQKPQFPKDPHMMWPYPIAKPGGKLPSDAQVPNQKPQFPKDPQMMWPYPIAKPGGKLPSDAQVPNQKPQFPKDPQMMWPYPYSQSQYPGKGYPTAEPAGESSTDDQAPDQKPQFPKDPHMMWPYPIAKPGGKLPSDAQVPNQKPQFPKDPQMMWPYPYSQSQYPGKGYPTAEPAGESSTDDQAPDQKPQFPKDPHMMWPYPIAKPGGKLPSDAQVPNQKPQFPKDPQMMWPYPIAKPGGKLPSDAQVPNQKPQFPKDPQMMWPYPYSQSQYPGKGYPTAEPAGESSTDDQAPDQKPQFPKDPHMMWPYPIAKPGGKLPSDAQVPNQKPQFPKDPQMMWPYPYSQSQYPGKGYPTAEPAGESSTDDQAPDQKPQFPKDPHMWQKPHPPVYPGSLFPQYSHFPDYLQQFYSQHPVQPLKTPTAPPITTTPQPCTTTAAAECVPSANQPPKEPPQYYKPPSYMRYEKDPFALKFVDFSEIDRKSFPRS; encoded by the exons ATGGCGTATGGGAAAATACGGGAGCGTCTGCTCCTTATACTAAGTTCTATCGCGTGCATTACTTTAGTTCAGTGCGGACGTGCAGTACAATTGTCTAAAAATGAAGACGCAAATGATGGTGGCAAAATGATATCAGAACAAAGTCTGTTTGACCACGACGGATATGAGGCTTTACCTGATTTTGAATATCTCGGTGGTGACGCCATTGTTTCTG GGCAAGTCAGTTCTTCTGAAGCAGCCTGGTATGCCATGTCTCCAAAGTTGAGGTGTGGTGACGATTTTATGAAGGTGCAGCTCAGTGGTCCTGAAGTAGCACAAATTGAACTTTGTCAAG ATAATGGGGCAGCTGTTCCCCTAAATGAGTTGCCACCTCACTGTGGATCTACCATACCCACTTACGGAGGTGTTACCTATGCTACCCCCTATGATGGATGTGGTGTTGCACAACAG GGAGGGAGTTATGTGATGCAGATGCAATGGCAGGGTAGCCGTGCAGTCATTTCTTGTCCCATGACCTCTACAACTGCAAATGAAACCTTCATAGGACCTCATTCTGCTAAATATCCGCAACTTCTGCTTCCACTTTATCCTGATAAATTTACTCCACAAAAAAGTACAATGCCAGAACCATCTGCAGCACACAAGCCTCCACCTTATGGGTACCCTGAAGTGTTTCCACAAGCAGGGAAACCTCTATCAGATGCCCAAGTGCCAAACCAGAAACCTCAGTTTCCAAAGGACCCCCAAATGATGTGGCCATATCCCTACTCCCAATCCCAGTATCCTGGTAAGGGCTATCCCACAGCTGAGCCTGCAGGGGACTCTTCAACAGAGGACCAGGCACCagaccagaaacctcagtttCCAAAGGATCCCCATATGATGTGGCCATATCCCATAGCTAAACCAGGAGGGAAACTTCCATCAGATGCCCAAGTGCCAAACCAGAAACCTCAGTTTCCAAAGGACCCCCAAATGATGTGGCCATATCCCTACTCCCAATCCCAGTATCCTGGTAAGGGCTATCCCACAGCTGAGCCTGCAGGGGAATCTTCAACAGATGACCAGGCACCagaccagaaacctcagtttCCAAAGGATCCCCATATGATGTGGCCATATCCCATAGCTAAACCAGGAGGGAAGCTTCCATCAGATGCCCAAGTGCCAAACCAGAAACCTCAGTTTCCAAAGGACCCCCAAATGATGTGGCCATATCCCTACTCCCAATCCCAGTATCCTGGTAAGGGCTATCCCACAGCTGAGCCTGCAGGGGACTCTTCAACAGAGGACCAGGCACCagaccagaaacctcagtttCCAAAGGATCCCCATATGATGTGGCCATATCCCATAGCTAAACCAGGAGGGAAACTTCCATCAGATGCCCAAGTGCCAAACCAGAAACCTCAGTTTCCAAAGGACCCCCAAATGATGTGGCCATATCCCTACTCCCAATCCCAGTATCCTGGTAAGGGCTATCCCACAGCTGAGCCTGCAGGGGACTCTTCAACAGAGGACCAGGCACCagaccagaaacctcagtttCCAAAGGATCCCCATATGATGTGGCCATATCCCATAGCTAAACCAGGAGGGAAACTTCCATCAGATGCCCAAGTGCCAAACCAGAAACCTCAGTTTCCAAAGGACCCCCAAATGATGTGGCCATATCCCTACTCCCAATCCCAGTATCCTGGTAAGGGCTATCCCACAGCTGAGCCTGCAGGGGACTCTTCAACAGAGGACCAGGCACCagaccagaaacctcagtttCCAAAGGATCCCCATATGATGTGGCCATATCCCATAGCTAAACCAGGAGGGAAGCTTCCATCAGATGCCCAAGTGCCAAACCAGAAACCTCCATTTCCAAAGGACCCCCAAATGATGTGGCCATATCCCTACTCCCAATCCCAGTATCCTGGTAAGGGCTATCCCACAGCTGAGCCTGCAGGGGAATCTTCAACAGATGACCAGGCACCAGACCAGAAACCTCCATTTCCAAAGGACCCCCATATGATGTGGCCATATCCCTACTCCCAATCCCAGTATCCTGGTAAGGGCTATCCCACAGCTGAGCCTGCAGGGGAATCTTCAACAGATGACCAGGCACCagaccagaaacctcagtttCCAAAGGATCCCCATATGATGTGGCCATATCCCATAGCTAAACCAGGAGGGAAGCTTCCATCAGATGCCCAAGTGCCAAACCAGAAACCTCCATTTCCAAAGGACCCCCATATGATGTGGCCATATCCCTACTCCCAATCCCAGTATCCTGGTAAGGGCTATCCCACAGCTGAGCCTGCAGGAGAATCTTCAACCGATGACCAGGCACCagaccagaaacctcagtttCCAAAGGACCCCCATATGATGTGGCCATATCCCATAGCTAAACCAGGAGGGAAGCTTCCATCAGATGCCCAAGTGCCAAACCAGAAACCTCAGTTTCCAAAGGACCCCCAAATGATGTGGCCATATCCCTACTCCCAATCCCAGTATCCTGGTAAGGGCTATCCCACAGCTGAGCCTGCAGGGGAATCTTCTACAGATGACCAGAAACCTCAGTTTCCAAAGGACCCCCATATGATGTGGCCATATCCCATAGCTAAACCAGGAGGGAAGCTTCCATCAGATGCCCAAGTGCCAAACCAGAAACCTCAGTTTCCAAAGGACCCCCAAATGATGTGGCCATATCCATACTCCCAATCCCAGTATCCTGGTAAGGGCTATCCCACAGCTGAGCCTGCAGGGGAATCTTCTACAGATGACCAGGCACCagaccagaaacctcagtttCCAAAGGACCCCCATATGATGTGGCCATATCCCATAGCTAAACCAGGAGGGAAACTTCCATCAGATGCCCAAGTTCCAAACCAGAAACCTCAGTTTCCAAAGGACCCCCAAATGATGTGGCCATATCCCTACTCCCAATCCCAGTATCCTGGTAAGGGCTATCCCACAGCTGAGCCTGCAGGGGAATCTTCTACAG ATGACCAGGCACCagaccagaaacctcagtttCCAAAGGACCCCCAAATTATGTGGCCATATCCCATAGCTAAACCAGGAGGGAAACTTCCATCAGATGCCCAAGTGCCAACCCAGAAACCTCCATTTCCAAAGGACCCCCATATGATGTGGCCCTATCCCATAGCGAAACCAGGAGGGAAACTTCCATCAGATGCCCAAGTGCCAACCCAGAAACCTCCGTTTCCAAAGGACCCTCACATGATGTGGCCATATCCCATAGCTAAACCAGGAGGGAAACTTCCATCAGATGCCCAAGTGCCAACCCAGAAACCTCAGTTTCCAAAGGACCCCCAAATGATGTGGCCATATCCCTACTCCCAATCCCAGTATCCTGGTAAGGGCTATCCCACAGCTGAGCCTGCAGGGGAATCTTCTACAGATGACCAGGCACCagaccagaaacctcagtttCCAAAGGACCCCCATATGATGTGGCCATATCCCATAGCTAAACCAGGAGGGAAACTTCCATCAGATGCCCAAGTGCCAAACCAGAAACCTCAGTTTCCAAAGGACCCCCAAATGATGTGGCCATATCCCATAGCTAAACCAGGAGGGAAGCTTCCATCAGATGCCCAAGTGCCAAACCAGAAACCTCAGTTTCCAAAGGACCCCCAAATGATGTGGCCATATCCCTACTCCCAATCCCAGTATCCTGGTAAGGGCTATCCCACAGCTGAGCCTGCAGGGGAATCTTCTACAGATGACCAGGCACCagaccagaaacctcagtttCCAAAGGACCCCCATATGATGTGGCCATATCCCATAGCTAAACCAGGAGGGAAACTTCCATCAGATGCCCAAGTGCCAAACCAGAAACCTCAGTTTCCAAAGGACCCCCAAATGATGTGGCCATATCCCTACTCCCAATCCCAGTATCCTGGTAAGGGCTATCCCACAGCTGAGCCTGCAGGGGAATCTTCTACAGATGACCAGGCACCagaccagaaacctcagtttCCAAAGGACCCCCATATGATGTGGCCATATCCCATAGCTAAACCAGGAGGGAAACTTCCATCAGATGCCCAAGTGCCAAACCAGAAACCTCAGTTTCCAAAGGACCCCCAAATGATGTGGCCATATCCCATAGCTAAACCAGGAGGGAAGCTTCCATCAGATGCCCAAGTGCCAAACCAGAAACCTCAGTTTCCAAAGGACCCCCAAATGATGTGGCCATATCCCTACTCCCAATCCCAGTATCCTGGTAAGGGCTATCCCACAGCTGAGCCTGCAGGGGAATCTTCTACAGATGACCAGGCACCagaccagaaacctcagtttCCAAAGGACCCCCATATGATGTGGCCATATCCCATAGCTAAACCAGGAGGGAAACTTCCATCAGATGCCCAAGTGCCAAACCAGAAACCTCAGTTTCCAAAGGACCCCCAAATGATGTGGCCATATCCCTACTCCCAATCCCAGTATCCTGGTAAGGGCTATCCCACAGCTGAGCCTGCAGGGGAATCTTCTACAGATGACCAGGCACCagaccagaaacctcagtttCCAAAGGACCCCCATATGTGGCAGAAACCGCATCCCCCAGTTTACCCTGGAAGTCTGTTCCCCCAGTATAGCCATTTTCCAGATTATTTGCAGCAGTTTTATTCACAACACCCTGTGCAGCCTCTGAAAACCCCTACTGCACCACCTATAACCACCACTCCTCAACCCTGTACTACAACTGCAGCTGCTGAATGTGTTCCTTCTGCCAACCAGCCTCCCAAAGAGCCACCCCAATACTATAAACCACCCAGTTATATGCGTTATGAAAAAGACCCCTTTGCACTTAAATTTGTGGATTTTTCCGAAATTGATCGCAAATCCTTCCCAAGAAGTTGA